GAAGTCTCACAATGGGCGGTGGGTACGTCACTGACGTTGAAAGCACGGGATGATTATTGGGGGCAACGGCCGAAAAACGACACGACAGTATTTCGCTATTTCGGCGACGCCATTTCGCTAACCAATGCGGTGCGGTCTGGCACCATTGACGCCGCTATCGGATTACAGTCCCCAGAATTATTAGATTCGTTGCGCGCTGACCCACGTTTGCAGGTTGAGGTAGGAACCACCAACGGCGAAGTGCTGCTGAGCATGAATAATGCTCGCGCACCGTTTAACGATGTTCGGGTTCGCCAGGCAGTGTTGTATGGGGTTGATCGACAAGCGATCATCGACACCACGTGGGAGGGGTATGGAACCGAAACTGGGGGTACTCCGGTTCCGCCTACCGACCCGTGGTACACCGGTACCAGCGCCTACACCTATGATCTGCCCAAAGCGCAGCGGTTACTCGCCGAAGCTGGTGCGGTGGGAACCCCGATTACCCTGTCGGTGCCATCGCTTCCCTATGCGCAATCTGCAGCCGAGATTCTCTACTCCCAGCTACGCGATATTGGCTTTGATGTTCGCATCGAATCAACCGAATTTCCGGCCGTCTGGTTGGCGAAAGTATTTAAAGGAAAGGATTACGATATGTCGCTGGTGGCACATATCGAACCCCGGGACATTCCGCAGCTTTTCGCCAACCCGGACTACTACCTAGGCTTTAATGACCCACAGGTTGAGGAATTGATCGCCGCCGCCGATCAGGCTGAAGATTCCGACTACGTGGACTTAATGCAGCAGGCGGTGGATCGCATCATGGCCCAAGCTGGTGCCAATACGTTGTTTAATCTGCCCATGATTATCGTCGCTGGCACCAATGTGTCGGGTATTCCTCGTAATTCTGTCTCCGATGGCTTAACCGTCGCCGGGATAACAAAGCTGCAACCAACGTCAGCTGGACAAGAAGAAGGCGGAAATCAATGACCACTACCATTCCGGTTTTTCGCGCCATCGCTCGCTACGGGTTAACGCTAGTGATAGCCAGCATCGTTATCTTTGTTGCGCTTCGCGTTATCCCCGGTAATCCTGCCGAAATTGCGCTCGGAGTAGGCGCAACGGATGAAGCGGTAGCGAAGCTTTCTACGCAGATGGGAATCGACCAACCCATCTGGCGGCAGTACATTGATTGGGTATCAGGGCTTATTCGAGGCGATTTGGGGACCTCCCTGACCTCCAATACCGACATCTCATCTATGGTTTTTGACCGGCTTCAAGTCTCCATCATTTTGGTTGGTAGTGCGATGGTTGTGGCGCTAGCGGTCGCATTGCCGGTCGGAGTGTGGGCTGCGCAACGCGCCCGCCGTTTCGACGGGGTTGTTATTTCCATCATGAGCCAGATCGGCATCGCCATCCCCAGCTTCCTCGCTGCGGTATTGCTGGTGGCGGTGTTCGCGGTGCAGCTTGGCTGGGTGCCCGCTAACGGGTGGTCGGTGCCAGCTGAGGATTTCCCTGGGTTTATATCGAGGTTAATTCTGCCTGTCATTTCACTGGGGATCGTTCAGGCGGCGATTATGACCCGCTATGTGCGTTCAGCGGTACTAGATGTGATGAACGAGGACTTCATGCGTACCGCCCGAGCCAAGGGGCTAAGTCCCATGCAGGCATTGCGAGCACACGGGATACGAAATGCCGCACTACCGGTGATAACCGTTACCGGCTTGCAGCTGACCAATGTGCTTATCGGTGCGGTTGTTATTGAGAAAGTCTTTGTCATTCCGGGACTAGGCACGATGTTGCTAAGCGCGGTGACCTCTCGGGATTTGCCAACCGTTCAAACCATCGTCATGGTTTTGGTGATCTTCGCCGTGGTGGTTAATGCCCTGGTCGACTTGGCTTACATAATCGTTGATCCTCGCACCCGAAAGGAAACTTCCGCATGAGAACCAGATGGCCGTTATCCGGCGTGGTCGGTGGTGTGATTGTTATCGGAGTAATTCTCATGGCGATTGTGTCGTTGTTGTGGACGCCCTATGACCCGCTGCAGGCGTATCCGGCCGAGCGGCTTGCCCCAAGTAGCACCAGCCACATTTTTGGTACCGACCGGTATGGCCGGGACGTTTTCTCCCAGATCATGGTGGGGTCCCGGATTACGTTGCTTGTCGGCGTTGTGGCGGTCACAGTTGCCGCGATCTTAGGTGTGCCGCTGGGTATGTGGGCAGCAATGCGACGAGGTGCGGTGGAAACCGTAGTAATGCGGGGCTCCGATTTGCTTTTGGCGTTTCCTGGCTTGTTACTGGCGATTATCGCCACGGCTATGTTCGGCGCCACCACGGTCACCGCGATGGTCGCCATCGGTTTGGCGAGTGTGCCCGCCTTTGCTCGGGTGGCACGTGCCGCCACACTTACGGTGATGTCATTGGATTACGTCGCTGCGGCCCGCACCGCCAAAAAATCCGGGTGGTATATTGCCAGACGTCATGTATTGCCTAATATCTTCGGGGTAATTATTGTCCAGGCATCCGTGTCGTTTGCACTAGCAATCTTGGCGGAAGCTGGTTTGAGTTTCTTGGGACTAGGCACCCCACCGCCGGATCCCAGCTGGGGTCGAATGCTGCAATCGGCGCAGTCCTCGTTGGCTACTGCCCCTACCTTAGCTTTGTGGCCGGGGTTTGCGATAGCGATCACTGTATTGGGGTTTAATTTGCTTGGCGACGGCCTCCGGGACCTCTACGACCCGAGGTTTAGCCGAGGTATGGCGGCTAAACGGAAGAAAGGGGCAGTTTAAGATGGCTGTGCTGTCAGTAACTAATCTCAACGTCAAAAACGTTGTAAGCGACGTGAGTTTTGACATTGCTCCTGGTGAACGAGTGGGGTTGATTGGTGAGTCCGGCTCCGGAAAGACACTTACCGCCCTGTCGATCATGCGGCTAATCTCATCAACCGGTGCCATTACGCTCAGCGGACACCGGATTGATGCGTTTGATGAAAAAACCATGTGTACCATTCGGGGCAAGCGGGTGGCTATGGTGTTTCAGGAACCCATGACTGCACTGAATCCGCTGATGAAGGTGGGCAAGCAGATCACTGAGGCAATCATGATTCATTCGCGTGTTCCCAAGAAGCTTGCCCATGCTCAAGCGGAGGAGCTTTTAGAAAAAGTGGAACTAGATCCGCAGCTTATGCGGCGCTACCCACATCAGCTATCCGGTGGGCAACGACAGCGAGTGCTTATCGCCATGGCGTTGGCTCACGACCCAGAACTGTTAATTTGCGATGAGCCAACAACGGCTCTAGATGTCACCAGCCAACGGGCAATCGTGGACTTGATCGTGAAATTAGTTCGAGAGCGCGGCACCGGTTTGTTGTTTATCACGCACGACCTGGGCTTGGTGGCGCAGACCTGCGAACGGGTGCTGGTTATGCGCCGGGGAGAAATTGTGGAATCCGGCGCGGTAACAGACATCCTGGAAAACCCACAGCAGGACTACACCAAGACTTTATTAGCTGCTTCCATTTTGCCTGCCGCCAAGCCCGCGCAACACAGCGACGAGGTAGTCATTCGCATCCAGGATGCGTCGAAAAGCTATCGCAACACTGTCGCCGTCGATCATGTCAGTCTTGATGTTCATCGCGGGGAACGCCTCGGTATCGTCGGTGGCTCCGGATCGGGTAAAACAACTACGTTGAAACTAATTGCGGGACTAATCCGCCCGCAACAGGGCACGATCGAAGTTGCCGATTCCATGCAGATGGTTTTCCAAGATCCCATGGGGTCACTCAACCCCCGGATGCGGATCAAAGACATCGTCGCAGAAACCCTGCCCACCCCCAACCCACAACGGGTCATTGAAGTGCTCACTGAAGTGGGGCTGGATGCGACCGACATGTTGGATCGATTCCCACACGAGTTTTCCGGTGGGCAGCGTCAACGAATTTCCATCGCACGGGCGCTAGCGCCAAAGCCAAAAATTTTGCTTGCCGACGAACCAGTGTCCGCGCTGGATGTATCCGTGCGGAAAAAGGTACTAGAGCTAATCGATACTTTGGTATCTGAACATAACCTCAGCCTAGTTTTCGTCTCCCACGACATTCAGGTGGTTCGGAGTGTCTGTACCACGGTTGCGGTAATGAATCAAGGAAGAATTGTTGAATATGGCCCTACTGCCGAGGTCCTTACTACCCCCGCTACCGCTTATACACGCTCTCTCATCGACGCCATCCCCAGCTTAAATACGACCACTTGTAACGCCCGTAAGCTGAGCTTAAGAGGACTGAATTAGTAGTAACACTGAATCGTCGAGAACATGCTCTTCGTCGTACTCGAATATGCTTGTCAGCTCGTCGAATTCAGCCGCTTCAGCCGAACTGATGACAATCTTTTCTCGCATAGTCTTCCATTGTAACCTAAGGCAGCCACCACCTAAGGAATGTCGATCATTACCCTAGATCGACTAGGTTTTTATCGCGCGGATACCTTTCTTGCGATGTAAAAAGAAAAACCGCACCCGTGCCGCAACACTATCAACCAGGTTACAGGCCGAGGGGTGGTGGCCTTTTCACCAGGGTGTTTACTTCCGAATAGTGATCATTGTTATGTGTTTTAGGAGTAATCCGGAAGTGTTGCACCAGGGTACGGTTTGGTGATGCCATAGCAGCAACACCGAGGATTAATTTATGCCATAGATCACATAATTTCAAACCTCGCGGGTGCCATGGGGGCACCCACACGACTAGTGGTCGGCTATCTTTTCGTCCAGAATCTCCGCAATACCAGCACCATCATGACGTATGCCATCATGCTGAAAGTAATTGGTGATGTGCGCACGCAGATCCCGGAATTTCGAAGCGGTATCCATCGAGAACTCAAAGGGGACGAAAATATCATCGACATACACAGCCGCAGCACACACGGGTGCCGAAGCGCTACCCAAGGCATCCTTATCATATGGCGAACGTTGCCACTGATGCTGCGCAAGTTCCTCCGCCACCGCCGCAAGCGGGCGCAGTGCTGGATCTTCTTCAAATTGCCATGGGTAGATATGCTCGCCTGTTAAGTAGTATTTTTCTGCACTGCGCGGATCCGAGCCTTCCTCGAAACCGGGAATCTCCGCCCGTATCCGGTGCGCGGACCACCGCGTTGCGGAATCTAGCGCTACCGTCTGCCCTACCCCACCATAGATCGACTCGTGAATAGCAGCATAAAGCGGTGCCGCCGCAAAACTAACAGCCCCACCAACATGGCTTAAGAAATCTGTTTTCAACTTCTTTTCGCCCCGCACAATACGAAACGGATCTTCCAAAGCATAGGCCAGCGACAAAAACCCATCCCCACGGCCTAATTCAATGCCAATGGTTCTAAACCGACGAGAGCTTAACCGTTCACCGGTGGGAAGAATCTCCTCCGCATTATCCAAATGATGGCCAATTTCTCTAATCCGATCCGCAGCCCACGGAACCTGGTGGAAAAATTCCTCCTGGCGGCGAGCCAATGTCGTATATGTTGCGCGATAAACATCATCAACTGGGGCTGCGACCGCCGGCAAGCCACCAGTGAGGTAGGCGTAGGTAACTGATTGCGGAAACAGCGAAAGATAGGTGGTAATACAAAACCCACCGAAACTTTGCCCAAACAACGCCCATTTTTCAATCCCTAAGGCACGTCGTAACGCTTCGGCATCGTGCACAATATATTCCTGACGCAACCGCGAAAGCCGCGCCAGGCACAGATCCTCAACGGGGCTGTTTCCGTCTATCCGATGCGACCTGCCAGTGCCACGCTGATCCAATAGAATCCACCGGAACTTACCCAACCCCCATCCAATCACGCCGGAGGCTGATACCGGCCGTGGCGCCGGAAATCCCGGTCCGCCCTGGAGATACACGATAACAGGGTAGTTTTCACCGCCATCTGGAACGATTTCGCGGGCGAACAATTCAAATGTGTCGCCGTGGGGGTCATCCGGCTCCCACGGAACCTCAATTCTGTGTTCGATAATCTGATGCCCAAAGCGGCGCACCGCTGGTGAGCTTTTGACAGTGGGAGTTACTGCGGTATTGGTCATGCCACTTATTGTAAATGCACTGAAAATCCCCCAACCCTATGCCAGTGGATCACACGGTACTGCCCACGGCTCAAGTTGGGGGATGATGTTGCGACTGAAAGCTAGCGAAACACGATAGCTTTACTATTTAGCCCTTATTTCTTGAAGAAATCAGCAATCTTCTGGAAGAACTTAGCAAAGAACTCCCACACTGGCTTGAAAATGCCCTTCAGCTTGGAGCTGAAGCTGTTGTCGGAGGACTTGTCGTTGGAGGACTTGTTGGAGCTCTTGTCGTTGGAGCTCTTATCGTTGGAGCTCTTATCGTTGGAGCTCTTATCGTTGGAGCTCTTGTCGTTGGAGCTCTTATCGTTGGAGGACTTGTCTTCAGACTTAGCGGTGGTTGCTGCAGCCTCTGCTGGAGCGGTCTGTGCTTCCTGAGCGAAAGCAGCAGGGGTGGTCAGCGCAGCAGCGGTGATAGCAGCGGTGCTGAGCAAAGCAATCTTACGGGTGATCTTCATGGAATAGATCTCGCTTCCTAATTCGAGGTTTCGCAGCGACATTTGTGTAAATGTTGCTGTGCTATCGCAGGCTAATGGGGTGAACATACCCCAGTCCACCACCTGATAAATCCCACAGCTTTAACTAACTTAAATCTCATAAAATAACCCCCTATCCGGGGGATTGTGTCACAAAACCGCAGGTTTACAATGAATCAAAACCCAGTTTCTTAATAAAAGCTGATGTTGAAAAACGCTACCTTCACACCAAGCCAACCACCCCCAAGTTGACAACCATGCCCATTGGGCACCTTTTCACCAAATAAAACATCACTGTTCTAGATGTGGTTTTCACGCACAATTCTTAGCCCCCATCACCAATATGTAACGTTTTCAAAACAACGATTTTTTGTTACAGGGCTTGCATCGAGAATACATGCACGTCAATAAAGTATAGAAAATTTGAAGCGTTTGAAATCTAAGGAAATCATATGAAAACTTCCGTCGGCGACAACGGGGACACCTAATAACGGATTCAACCATCAGACAATAAAAAATCGCTACAAACCAACCCTCATGAGGTTGTGTCGGTGGTCTTTTCATCGGCGCTAGTAATACACACTGCAAGATCGCTTTGACGGAATTAGAGCAATTCGTTTCACTGCAGCTTGACTTGCGACACGTTAATGCCGAAATTGCCCGGTCGAATATGGGAAATCTGCCGTTAGACGGAAAAATTCGTGCTGGCCCATTAAACGCAACTCGACTTTTTCATGCTTCGGTGGATGGTTTCGTAGCGTGGGCGACGAATAGGTCGAGTTGGGGTATATGCACTCAAACTGCCTGTTGCTTTTGCAGTGGGTCACAAAACCTATATCCGGGAAACAACGCGGAAAAGTACTTTTGCATCATCGAAAACCCAGCGCAATGCACTAAACATTCAGAGCATTGCCCGCAATAACGTAGAGATTCGACTACCAAACAATAAAAATCGCTGATTAACTCTCATGCATGAGTGTTAATCAGCGATTATCACTTACGTTAGGCGGGGTGGGATTTCAACACCGTACTGGTGTGATTAAGGCAATGAGCTTAGCTGCGAGCTGTTGTGCTCACTACTGTTAAGGGTGCTGATAACTGCAGTGCGCGCCAGCCACCGCATGGCCAATTGGACCTGCCCCAACCATTTTCCAATCGGGCCGAAATTCCCCAACCACTCCGCAGACATGATTGCAGTTTCCATCACTTTGTCGTAAGCGGTGGTGATGCCGTCAACGACGGAGCTGCCAGCGGTATGGGTGACCACAACTGGTTGCGGTTGTTCGGCCTGTGCGGGTGGGGTGAGCGTCGTAAAGCTCAATGCAGCAGCGGTGACGAGCCCGCAGGCAAACCGCGACATCTTCATAGTGACTCCTTATAACGAACAAATATTTTAAGACTCGGGCTAACAGAATGGGCGGTACTACAAATTCGCGCCACCTGCCGCGACACAACCAACGGTTCAAAAATCTGTTACTTAGATCTGGTTGGCAAAACCCGTCAACGCGAGCATGTCACGGCGCACGTGGCGTATCGGTCATAGCCATTCTAACGATTCGGTTACAAAATACCTATTGGAATCTACTATTACCCTGTTACAAATCCCATATATATCGCATGGTGTTAACGGCACCGACTACACTGTGCAGCTATGTCAATGCCGAGCACAGTTGCAGAATTTCGAGCAAATTTCTCCGCCGTATCCAGCACAGTCGCCGAAGCTGCCAGCGCCGCCGAGAGAAACCCAGAAGAGATTAGGATCATCGCTGTTTCCAAAACTTTCCCGGTCACACAAGCCTTACTGGCAGCCGAAGCCGGAATAAAAACACTCGGCGAAAACCGGCCGCAGGAGTTGACGGAAAAAGCCGCCGAATTTAACCAGCGTGGCATCACCGATGTCACCTGGTGTGCCATTGGTCACCTTCAACGCAATAAAGCGAAAGATATTGCCCAATGGGCGGATGAGTTCCATGCCTTGGACTCGGTGCGGCTAGCGCAGGCTCTTGACAGTCGGCTTGCAACTCTTGGCCGCACCCTTGATGTGTTTATTCAGGTCAATACCTCCGGCGAGGAGCAAAAAGGGGGCCTTGCCCCAACCGATGTAGAAAAATTTTTGACCGACATTGTGCCTCTTAATCATCTGAAGGTTCGGGGATTAATGACAATGGCGCGTTTTAGTAGTGAAGAAACTGTTGTGCGCCCCAGCTTTGCGGCACTGCGTAACTTACGCGACACGCTTTCACCTAACCTGCCCGAAGGTATGTCGTTAGCGGAGTTATCGATGGGGATGAGTGGCGATTTTCACTGGGCGATCGCGGAAGGTGCCACCAGCGTCCGCATCGGAACCGCCATCTTTGGGCATCGCCCTCATTCGCCGTACCAGAATTAAGCCTTACAGGTAGGGGAAGCTTTCGCG
The nucleotide sequence above comes from Corynebacterium mustelae. Encoded proteins:
- a CDS encoding ABC transporter substrate-binding protein, with the translated sequence MRTLFFPLRRTAAYALVALCIPALSSCTAGSTASSGVSADYAAAPASGRPLSTVTLGTTAAPASLDFTTTAGAAIPQALMGNVYEGLVHIDQSGDIQPLLAKNWQLSDDGTEYTFYLREDVHFSNGELFDAHSAKFSIDRVKSDAWSNGLKAQMDKVAATEVIDDHTLKVRLHSRSNTWLWSMGTLVGAMMSPAGISELATKPVGTGPYEVSQWAVGTSLTLKARDDYWGQRPKNDTTVFRYFGDAISLTNAVRSGTIDAAIGLQSPELLDSLRADPRLQVEVGTTNGEVLLSMNNARAPFNDVRVRQAVLYGVDRQAIIDTTWEGYGTETGGTPVPPTDPWYTGTSAYTYDLPKAQRLLAEAGAVGTPITLSVPSLPYAQSAAEILYSQLRDIGFDVRIESTEFPAVWLAKVFKGKDYDMSLVAHIEPRDIPQLFANPDYYLGFNDPQVEELIAAADQAEDSDYVDLMQQAVDRIMAQAGANTLFNLPMIIVAGTNVSGIPRNSVSDGLTVAGITKLQPTSAGQEEGGNQ
- a CDS encoding ABC transporter permease, with the protein product MTTTIPVFRAIARYGLTLVIASIVIFVALRVIPGNPAEIALGVGATDEAVAKLSTQMGIDQPIWRQYIDWVSGLIRGDLGTSLTSNTDISSMVFDRLQVSIILVGSAMVVALAVALPVGVWAAQRARRFDGVVISIMSQIGIAIPSFLAAVLLVAVFAVQLGWVPANGWSVPAEDFPGFISRLILPVISLGIVQAAIMTRYVRSAVLDVMNEDFMRTARAKGLSPMQALRAHGIRNAALPVITVTGLQLTNVLIGAVVIEKVFVIPGLGTMLLSAVTSRDLPTVQTIVMVLVIFAVVVNALVDLAYIIVDPRTRKETSA
- a CDS encoding ABC transporter permease; amino-acid sequence: MRTRWPLSGVVGGVIVIGVILMAIVSLLWTPYDPLQAYPAERLAPSSTSHIFGTDRYGRDVFSQIMVGSRITLLVGVVAVTVAAILGVPLGMWAAMRRGAVETVVMRGSDLLLAFPGLLLAIIATAMFGATTVTAMVAIGLASVPAFARVARAATLTVMSLDYVAAARTAKKSGWYIARRHVLPNIFGVIIVQASVSFALAILAEAGLSFLGLGTPPPDPSWGRMLQSAQSSLATAPTLALWPGFAIAITVLGFNLLGDGLRDLYDPRFSRGMAAKRKKGAV
- a CDS encoding ATP-binding cassette domain-containing protein, which codes for MAVLSVTNLNVKNVVSDVSFDIAPGERVGLIGESGSGKTLTALSIMRLISSTGAITLSGHRIDAFDEKTMCTIRGKRVAMVFQEPMTALNPLMKVGKQITEAIMIHSRVPKKLAHAQAEELLEKVELDPQLMRRYPHQLSGGQRQRVLIAMALAHDPELLICDEPTTALDVTSQRAIVDLIVKLVRERGTGLLFITHDLGLVAQTCERVLVMRRGEIVESGAVTDILENPQQDYTKTLLAASILPAAKPAQHSDEVVIRIQDASKSYRNTVAVDHVSLDVHRGERLGIVGGSGSGKTTTLKLIAGLIRPQQGTIEVADSMQMVFQDPMGSLNPRMRIKDIVAETLPTPNPQRVIEVLTEVGLDATDMLDRFPHEFSGGQRQRISIARALAPKPKILLADEPVSALDVSVRKKVLELIDTLVSEHNLSLVFVSHDIQVVRSVCTTVAVMNQGRIVEYGPTAEVLTTPATAYTRSLIDAIPSLNTTTCNARKLSLRGLN
- a CDS encoding alpha/beta fold hydrolase, with the protein product MTNTAVTPTVKSSPAVRRFGHQIIEHRIEVPWEPDDPHGDTFELFAREIVPDGGENYPVIVYLQGGPGFPAPRPVSASGVIGWGLGKFRWILLDQRGTGRSHRIDGNSPVEDLCLARLSRLRQEYIVHDAEALRRALGIEKWALFGQSFGGFCITTYLSLFPQSVTYAYLTGGLPAVAAPVDDVYRATYTTLARRQEEFFHQVPWAADRIREIGHHLDNAEEILPTGERLSSRRFRTIGIELGRGDGFLSLAYALEDPFRIVRGEKKLKTDFLSHVGGAVSFAAAPLYAAIHESIYGGVGQTVALDSATRWSAHRIRAEIPGFEEGSDPRSAEKYYLTGEHIYPWQFEEDPALRPLAAVAEELAQHQWQRSPYDKDALGSASAPVCAAAVYVDDIFVPFEFSMDTASKFRDLRAHITNYFQHDGIRHDGAGIAEILDEKIADH
- a CDS encoding YggS family pyridoxal phosphate-dependent enzyme codes for the protein MSMPSTVAEFRANFSAVSSTVAEAASAAERNPEEIRIIAVSKTFPVTQALLAAEAGIKTLGENRPQELTEKAAEFNQRGITDVTWCAIGHLQRNKAKDIAQWADEFHALDSVRLAQALDSRLATLGRTLDVFIQVNTSGEEQKGGLAPTDVEKFLTDIVPLNHLKVRGLMTMARFSSEETVVRPSFAALRNLRDTLSPNLPEGMSLAELSMGMSGDFHWAIAEGATSVRIGTAIFGHRPHSPYQN